One Leucoraja erinacea ecotype New England chromosome 3, Leri_hhj_1, whole genome shotgun sequence genomic window carries:
- the capslb gene encoding calcyphosine-like b isoform X2, which produces MAGTARHDREMAMDAKKKLQQCSDPIEKLRLQCLSRGSAGIKGLGRVFHIMDDDRSRTLDYKEFVKGLNDYGVLLEKEDVEAAFKRFDKDASGTIDYDEFLLTLRPAMSNARKEIIAQAFRKLDKTGDGVITIEDLRGVYNAKHHPKYQNGEMTEEQIFRIFLDNFDSPNEKDGIVTRFEFINYYSGVSASIDRDAYFILMMQSSWRL; this is translated from the exons ATGGCGGGGACGGCGAGGCATGACCGTGAGATGGCAATGGATGCCAAGAAGAAGCTGCAGCAGTGCTCGGACCCCATCGAGAAACTCCGATTGCAGTGCCTGTCCCGGGGCTCTGCTGGCATCAAGGGGCTGGGCAG GGTGTTCCACATCATGGACGATGACCGGAGCCGCACGCTGGACTACAAGGAGTTTGTGAAGGGTCTGAATGACTACGGTGTgctgctggagaaggaggacgtGGAAGCTGCCTTCAAACGCTTCGACAAGGACGCCAGTGGGACCATCGACTACGACGAGTTTCTCCTAACCTTGCGG CCTGCAATGTCCAATGCCAGAAAGGAGATCATTGCGCAGGCCTTCCGCAAGCTGGACAAGACGGGGGACGGTGTGATCACCATTGAGGACCTGCGTGGAGTCTACAATGCCAAGCACCATCCCAAGTACCAGAACGGAGAGATGACCGAAGAACAGATCTTCCGAATATTCCTCGACAACTTCGACTCGCCCAACGAGAAGGACGGGATT GTGACCAGATTTGAGTTTATAAATTACTACTCTGGAGTGAGTGCCTCGATCGACCGTGATGCCTACTTCATCCTGATGATGCAATCGAGCTGGCGCCTCTGA
- the capslb gene encoding calcyphosine-like b isoform X1, with product MAGTARHDREMAMDAKKKLQQCSDPIEKLRLQCLSRGSAGIKGLGRVFHIMDDDRSRTLDYKEFVKGLNDYGVLLEKEDVEAAFKRFDKDASGTIDYDEFLLTLRPAMSNARKEIIAQAFRKLDKTGDGVITIEDLRGVYNAKHHPKYQNGEMTEEQIFRIFLDNFDSPNEKDGIVTMEEFLNYYAGVSASIDTDVYFIVMMRNAWKL from the exons ATGGCGGGGACGGCGAGGCATGACCGTGAGATGGCAATGGATGCCAAGAAGAAGCTGCAGCAGTGCTCGGACCCCATCGAGAAACTCCGATTGCAGTGCCTGTCCCGGGGCTCTGCTGGCATCAAGGGGCTGGGCAG GGTGTTCCACATCATGGACGATGACCGGAGCCGCACGCTGGACTACAAGGAGTTTGTGAAGGGTCTGAATGACTACGGTGTgctgctggagaaggaggacgtGGAAGCTGCCTTCAAACGCTTCGACAAGGACGCCAGTGGGACCATCGACTACGACGAGTTTCTCCTAACCTTGCGG CCTGCAATGTCCAATGCCAGAAAGGAGATCATTGCGCAGGCCTTCCGCAAGCTGGACAAGACGGGGGACGGTGTGATCACCATTGAGGACCTGCGTGGAGTCTACAATGCCAAGCACCATCCCAAGTACCAGAACGGAGAGATGACCGAAGAACAGATCTTCCGAATATTCCTCGACAACTTCGACTCGCCCAACGAGAAGGACGGGATT GTGACGATGGAGGAGTTTCTAAATTACTACGCGGGGGTCAGTGCATCCATCGACACCGATGTCTACTTCATCGTCATGATGAGAAATGCCTGGAAACTGTGA